In the Mesorhizobium sp. WSM2240 genome, ACGGTCCGTCGCTTGATGGGTTGTCGTACAGTGTATAGAGATCGTCCGATCTGCGGATATTGTATATGAACGACCCAAAGCCGTTGAGCGCGCAAGATCGCCGGGAGCGCCAGAAGGCGGAAGTCCGCGCGGAACTGCTGACGGCGGCGCATGAGCTGGTGCGGGAAGAAGGCTATGAAGGGCTGACCATCCGCAAGCTGGCCAAGCGGGTCGGCTACGCGCCGATGTCGGTCTATTCCTATTTCGCCGACAAGCACGCCATCCTGCACGCGATTGCCGACGACGCCTTCGAGTCCCTGGCCCGCCGCCTGGAAGCGCAAGCGCCGAAGGAGCCGTTGGCGGCGCTCCGCAAGATGATGACGGAATATGCGGCTTTCGGGCTGGAAAATCCGAACGAATACCGCACTGTCTTCATGACCGACGATCACACTCACGATCCCGACCGGGGCGTAACCGAGCCCGGAAAACACAATCCCGCGCTGCAACTGCTGCTCAAACGTGTTCAGGCCTGCATGGATGCAGGCATATTCCAAGGGGACGTGCACGCCTTCGCCACGCTGTTATGGTCTTTTGGGCACGGCACGGTCTCGTTGCTCATCACGTTTCCGCATTATCCCTTCGGCGATCGCCAGAAATTCCTGGAAATGTCGATGGACGTCGCATTGGCGGGATTGAAGGCGCATCCTGTCGGCACGTTGACGCCGCCCGACGCGCGTTGCTGATCCACCGGCGCAGGCGAATCGCCGACTGCAGAGACTTCGCTGGTCCTCCCGCGAGAAGATATTTTCGTACGCGTACGAATCCGCTCTTGAATCGTGTTACCGCTGCTCGTATCTGTACACCGTAGTGTACATGTACAAAGAGCGGAGAACGATAATGAGGAAGATAGCTCTAGCGGTGGCAGCCATTCTGGCGCTGTCCGGCACCGCATCGGCCAACGATTTCGCCGCCACGCTGCACTATCCGGAATCGCCGCGCAGCGAACCGCAGGCGGCCAGAAAAGTGCTGGACCGCACCGTCACGCATTCGATCAAGCGGGAGACTTCACGCAAGGTCGCGTCCCGTCGCGCAAGCGACACCGCGGATGCGGCGAAGAGCCGGCGCAGTGGAGTCGCGGTAGACCCGTGGATCGTGCCTAACTTCCGCTGATTGTCCGCTCACCAGTGCGAATCCGAGCGTCCGGCGATGGCAAACGAAAAACGGCGGGCCTTGAGCCCGCCGTTTTCATTCCGAGATTGCAGCGATCAGCTGGCGGCGGCTTCTTCGGCGGGAGCCGGTGCGGCGGCGGCGGCGGCAGCTTCATCCTGCGCCTTCTTGATCGCATCGATGCGTTCCTGAGCCTTCTTGCCCGGCCGCGCCTTGTTCGGGTTCACCCGCGGCTCGCGCTTCGACAGACCGGCCTCGTCCAGGAAGCGGGCCACCCGATCGGTCGGCAGCGCGCCGTGGCCGAGCCAATGCTTGATACGGTCGGCGTCAAGCTTGACGCGCTCGCCGCCTTCGCGCGGCAGCAACGGGTTCCAGGCGCCCACGGTCTCGATGAAGCGGCCGTCACGTGGCGAGCGCACATCGGCGATGACGATGTGGTAGTAGGGGCGCTTCTTGGAGCCCGCGCGGGCCAGACGAATTTTCAGTGACATTTTCTTCTCCTAAAAGTGCAGTTCGTTTGATCTGAGGGTTTGTGTTCTATTCGCCGATCTTCACGGCTGAACTTCTGGTCTCGCCGCCGTTGGCTGCGAGCATTTCGTGATGACGGATGACTTCGTGGATGATGAAGTTCAGGAACTTTTCCGCGAAATCAGGGTCGAGCTGGGCGTCGTCGGCAAGCCGGCGCAGCCTCGCTATCTGGGTCTGTTCCCGCGCCGGATCGGCCGGCGGCAGGCCGTGGGTGGCCTTCAGCACGCCGACCGCCTTGGTGCAGCGGAAACGCTCGGCAAGCATATGGATAAGTGCGGCATCGATATTGTCGATCGAGGCGCGCAGCTCTCCGAGAAGTGCCTGGGGGTTGTCGTTCATCGCGCTCATTTCTTCTTCCCCAGGCCAGGAAGGCCGCCTCCGCCAAGGCCGGGCAGTTTCGCGCCGCCCGGCAGTCCGGGCAGACCGCCGCCGCCCAATCCTGGAAGCCCGCCCGGCAGGCCCTTGCCAAGGCCGGCCGCCTGCGCCTGCTTCTGCAGGGCTTCGAGTTGCTTCGGATCCATCTTGGAGAGATCCGGCATGCCGCCCATACCGCCGGCAAGCCCGCCGAGTCCCATCTTCGAAGCCAGCCCGCCCATCATGCCGCGCATCATGCCGCCGCCCTTGCCCTTGCCGCCCATGGCCTTCATCATGTCGGCCATCTGACGATGCATCTTCAGGAGCTTGTTGATCTCGGCGGCATCCGTGCCGGAACCCGCGGCGATGCGCTTCTTGCGCGAATGCTTGAGAATGTCCGGGTTGGCGCGCTCGGCCTTGGTCATCGAGCGGATGATGGCGATCTGGCGGCCGAACATCCTGTCGTCGAGCCCGGCGGCCGCCATCTGGTCCTTCATTTTGCCCAAGCCGGGCATCATTCCCATGATGCCGCCCATGCCGCCCATCTTCTGCATCTGGCCGAGCTGGTCGGCGAGATCGTTCAGGTCGAACTTGCCCGACTGCATCCTCTTGGCCATCGCCGCGGCCTTTTCCGCGTCGATGGTTTCGGCAGCCTTCTCGACGAGCGAGACGATGTCGCCCATGCCGAGAATGCGGTCGGCGATGCGCTTGGGATGAAACTCCTCCAGCGCATCCATCTTCTCGCCGGTGCCGATCAGCTTGACCGGCTTGCCGGTCACGGCGCGCATCGAGAGCGCGGCGCCGCCGCGCCCATCACCGTCCATGCGCGTCAGGATCAGGCCGGTTATTCCAACCCGCTCGTCAAAGCTCTTGGCGAGATTGACAGCGTCCTGGCCGGTCAGGCTGTCGGCGACAAGCAGGATCTCGTGCGGCGACGACACCCGCTTGATGTCGGCCATCTCGACCATCAGCGGTTCGTCGATATGAGTGCGGCCGGCCGTGTCGAGGATGACGACATCATGGCCGCCGAGCCTGGCCGCCTGCACCGCGCGCTTGGCGATATCGACCGGCGATTGGCCGGCGACGATCGGCAGCGTCGCAACCCTGGTCTGCTCGCCGAGCTGGCGAAGCTGTTCCTGGGCGGCCGGGCGGCGGGTGTCGAGCGACGCCATCAGCACCTTCTTGCCCTGGCGCTCGACAAGGCGCTTGGCAATCTTCGCCGACGTTGTGGTCTTGCCCGAGCCCTGCAGGCCGACCATCATCACGACCACCGGCGCCGGCGCATTGAGATCGATCGTCTGGCCCTCGCTGCCCAGCATCTCGACCAGCTCGTCATGGACGATCTTGACGACCATCTGGCCGGGCTTGATCGATTTGACGACCGCAGCACCCACCGCCTTGGCGCGAACCTTGTCGACGAACGAGCGAACGACATCGAGCGCCACGTCGGCTTCGATGAGCGCGCGGCGGACCTCGCGCAGCGCCGCCGACACATCGGCTTCCGACAGTGCGCCGCGGCCGGTGAGGCCGTTTAGAATTGAACCAAGTCGCTCTTGCAGCGATTCGAACATCGTTCTTCCTTGTGTCTCTGACCGGTTTCCCGCCCAGAGGTAATGTCTCCCTGCACGAGAGCCAAGCTATAGCCAAAGCCAAAA is a window encoding:
- a CDS encoding chorismate mutase, translated to MNDNPQALLGELRASIDNIDAALIHMLAERFRCTKAVGVLKATHGLPPADPAREQTQIARLRRLADDAQLDPDFAEKFLNFIIHEVIRHHEMLAANGGETRSSAVKIGE
- the rpsP gene encoding 30S ribosomal protein S16 — protein: MSLKIRLARAGSKKRPYYHIVIADVRSPRDGRFIETVGAWNPLLPREGGERVKLDADRIKHWLGHGALPTDRVARFLDEAGLSKREPRVNPNKARPGKKAQERIDAIKKAQDEAAAAAAAPAPAEEAAAS
- a CDS encoding TetR/AcrR family transcriptional regulator produces the protein MNDPKPLSAQDRRERQKAEVRAELLTAAHELVREEGYEGLTIRKLAKRVGYAPMSVYSYFADKHAILHAIADDAFESLARRLEAQAPKEPLAALRKMMTEYAAFGLENPNEYRTVFMTDDHTHDPDRGVTEPGKHNPALQLLLKRVQACMDAGIFQGDVHAFATLLWSFGHGTVSLLITFPHYPFGDRQKFLEMSMDVALAGLKAHPVGTLTPPDARC
- the ffh gene encoding signal recognition particle protein, with the translated sequence MFESLQERLGSILNGLTGRGALSEADVSAALREVRRALIEADVALDVVRSFVDKVRAKAVGAAVVKSIKPGQMVVKIVHDELVEMLGSEGQTIDLNAPAPVVVMMVGLQGSGKTTTSAKIAKRLVERQGKKVLMASLDTRRPAAQEQLRQLGEQTRVATLPIVAGQSPVDIAKRAVQAARLGGHDVVILDTAGRTHIDEPLMVEMADIKRVSSPHEILLVADSLTGQDAVNLAKSFDERVGITGLILTRMDGDGRGGAALSMRAVTGKPVKLIGTGEKMDALEEFHPKRIADRILGMGDIVSLVEKAAETIDAEKAAAMAKRMQSGKFDLNDLADQLGQMQKMGGMGGIMGMMPGLGKMKDQMAAAGLDDRMFGRQIAIIRSMTKAERANPDILKHSRKKRIAAGSGTDAAEINKLLKMHRQMADMMKAMGGKGKGGGMMRGMMGGLASKMGLGGLAGGMGGMPDLSKMDPKQLEALQKQAQAAGLGKGLPGGLPGLGGGGLPGLPGGAKLPGLGGGGLPGLGKKK